A part of Desulfomicrobium apsheronum genomic DNA contains:
- a CDS encoding STAS domain-containing protein, producing MSAIVREGNIATITPGQDLVSSMVPEFKQELASLLADSPAEVRLDLTGAGMMDSIGIGVIIATHNSMKKKGGKLIIVNASENIIKLFKSMRLDQHLNLDS from the coding sequence ATGTCTGCTATCGTCCGCGAAGGGAATATTGCCACCATCACCCCAGGTCAGGATCTTGTGTCCTCCATGGTCCCGGAGTTCAAGCAGGAGCTGGCTTCTTTGCTGGCAGACTCTCCGGCGGAGGTGCGCCTCGATCTGACCGGGGCGGGGATGATGGACTCCATAGGTATCGGAGTGATCATCGCCACGCACAATTCCATGAAGAAAAAAGGCGGGAAGTTGATAATTGTCAACGCTTCCGAGAACATAATCAAGCTTTTCAAGTCGATGCGTCTTGACCAGCATCTGAACCTGGACTCATAA